A window from Centropristis striata isolate RG_2023a ecotype Rhode Island chromosome 4, C.striata_1.0, whole genome shotgun sequence encodes these proteins:
- the LOC131970225 gene encoding ladderlectin-like gives MAVLSLCVFIGVFFFSTQNDQLIITMKTVLVLSILFCASFAAPAEDKGKAPEEVFAPEDSVPAPRNARFNLCPNGWYSHESRCFLYSQTAMTWHRAEEYCNSLGANLASVTNPREYSFLQQITQNARQSSVWLGGFQLQGQWMWIDREGFYYTNWYCQSSSSSHPCVFLRSSNGWGNTACGTSYTFFCSKSPFRC, from the exons ATGGCTGtgctctccctctgtgtgtttattggtgtttttttcttctccacaCAGAACGATCAGTTGATCATCACCATGAAGACTGTCCTGGTCCTCTCCATACTTTTCTGTGCTTCATTTGCAG ctCCGGCTGAAGACAAAGGGAAGGCTCCAG AAGAAGTATTTGCACCAGAAGATTCTGTCCCTGCTCCCAGAAACG CTCGTTTTAACTTGTGTCCAAATGGCTGGTACAGCCATGAATCTCGCTGCTTCCTGTACAGCCAGACCGCCATGACATGGCACAGAGCTGAG GAGTACTGCAACAGCCTGGGTGCCAACCTGGCCTCGGTTACCAACCCCAGAGAGTACAGCTTCCTCCAGCAGATAACACAGAATGCCCGTCAGAGCAGCGTATGGCTGGGAGGCTTCCAGCTGCAG GGCCAGTGGATGTGGATTGACCGTGAGGGTTTCTATTACACCAACTGGTATTGCCAGTCCAGCTCCAGCAGCCACCCCTGTGTCTTCTTACGCAGCAGCA ATGGTTGGGGTAACACCGCATGTGGCACTTCTTATACCTTTTTCTGCTCCAAAAGCCCTTTCAGATGTTAA